In the genome of Clostridium cylindrosporum DSM 605, one region contains:
- a CDS encoding type II toxin-antitoxin system PemK/MazF family toxin — protein MAQVVKRGDIYYADLSPVIGSEQGGIRPVLIVQNDVGNKYSPTIIVAAITSQINKAKLPTHIEINSQDYDGLNKDSVILLEQIRTIDKKRLKEKVGSISSDLISKVDEALTISLGLIEL, from the coding sequence ATGGCACAGGTGGTGAAAAGAGGAGATATATATTATGCTGATTTAAGCCCTGTCATAGGTTCTGAACAAGGTGGTATTAGACCTGTTCTAATAGTTCAAAATGACGTTGGCAATAAGTACAGCCCTACGATTATAGTAGCAGCAATAACTTCTCAAATTAATAAAGCAAAATTACCAACACATATAGAGATAAACTCACAGGATTACGATGGACTAAACAAAGATTCAGTTATTTTGCTGGAACAAATTAGAACGATAGACAAGAAAAGGCTTAAGGAAAAGGTTGGGAGTATATCATCAGACCTAATTTCCAAAGTAGACGAGGCACTAACAATAAGTTTAGGATTAATAGAACTATAA